A genomic segment from Exiguobacterium marinum DSM 16307 encodes:
- a CDS encoding DUF5388 domain-containing protein — translation MSDLIQKPAKKRLLDRKGAAAPQQTYKAEVSEDKTVESKATVQKETSNKRSAKNSVNMGSSTVRVSNLTKNKLSALVTMGKADSADAIISTMIDEYLELFSSNERKEYELIRDVLMMKHSK, via the coding sequence ATGTCAGATTTGATTCAAAAACCAGCGAAAAAGCGGTTGCTGGACCGTAAGGGTGCAGCGGCGCCGCAACAAACATATAAAGCTGAAGTATCTGAAGACAAAACAGTGGAATCGAAAGCTACTGTTCAGAAAGAAACTTCAAACAAACGATCAGCCAAGAACTCCGTCAACATGGGTTCAAGCACTGTTCGTGTATCGAACCTCACAAAAAACAAATTGTCAGCGTTAGTGACGATGGGCAAAGCGGATTCGGCAGATGCGATTATTTCTACGATGATTGACGAGTATCTGGAGCTATTCTCTTCCAATGAGAGAAAAGAATATGAACTGATTCGAGACGTTTTGATGATGAAGCATAGTAAATAA